A genome region from Carboxydocella sporoproducens DSM 16521 includes the following:
- a CDS encoding ABC transporter permease has product MELIWEGMVQALKLLFQGDRETWAIIALSLRVSGTATILSLVIGIPLGVYLALGDFRGRRLLVTLVNSGMGMPPVVAGLLVTILLWRNGPLGFFHLLYTPAAMIIAQTLIAAPIIVGLTMAAIQQINPKLVWQLQSLGASPLHIIGILLKEARYSLLAAVMAGFGAVVSEVGASMMVGGNIQGETRVLTTATVMEVSKGNFGLAMALSFVLLFLSYGVTYLLTLLQQRRG; this is encoded by the coding sequence ATGGAATTGATCTGGGAAGGGATGGTTCAGGCGCTGAAATTATTGTTCCAGGGGGACCGGGAAACCTGGGCCATTATTGCCCTTTCTTTGCGGGTTTCAGGTACAGCTACTATCTTAAGTCTTGTCATAGGGATTCCCCTGGGTGTGTACCTGGCTTTAGGGGATTTTCGGGGGCGGCGCTTGCTGGTGACTCTGGTTAACAGCGGTATGGGTATGCCGCCGGTGGTAGCTGGTCTGCTGGTGACCATTTTGCTCTGGCGTAATGGGCCCCTGGGTTTCTTTCATCTTCTCTATACCCCTGCCGCCATGATTATCGCTCAGACTTTGATTGCTGCTCCTATCATTGTGGGGTTGACTATGGCCGCCATTCAACAGATTAACCCCAAATTGGTCTGGCAGCTGCAATCTTTAGGGGCGAGTCCTTTACATATTATCGGGATCCTGTTAAAGGAGGCCCGTTATTCCCTGCTGGCAGCAGTGATGGCAGGATTTGGGGCAGTGGTTTCGGAAGTAGGTGCTTCCATGATGGTAGGGGGCAATATCCAGGGGGAAACCCGGGTTTTAACCACAGCAACAGTAATGGAAGTAAGTAAAGGCAATTTTGGCCTGGCCATGGCTTTGAGTTTTGTTCTGCTATTTTTAAGTTATGGAGTAACCTATCTGCTCACCCTGTTGCAGCAAAGGAGAGGTTGA
- a CDS encoding DUF6230 family protein: MLSVLNLNKKLFFWSLGLTLGSLFSVLVTLANTGNLFAAMPLAGVGGFVIEADKITGTNFELIPSVADTNLSNKEQESWTAFPQSQTTMDTVSIWGLRLYKNIDLSHLGFPVANYVQVLVEANTTESKYVSGTQLLMNADYIEAEQIDFGDLQMDENMRTDHPNLVTGDDQKADIGMKASSVTLTRAKINAHYMSTKTMSIPGMKLTLHLYDSNNREVAPANIMHSSPWNN; this comes from the coding sequence ATGTTAAGCGTACTGAATTTAAACAAAAAATTATTTTTCTGGTCCCTGGGACTGACACTGGGCAGTCTGTTTTCCGTACTGGTAACTCTGGCCAATACAGGTAATCTCTTTGCTGCCATGCCACTGGCAGGAGTGGGTGGGTTTGTAATTGAAGCTGATAAAATCACGGGTACCAATTTTGAACTGATTCCTTCAGTTGCCGATACCAATTTGTCCAATAAGGAACAGGAAAGCTGGACAGCTTTTCCCCAGTCCCAGACTACCATGGATACTGTGAGTATCTGGGGCCTGCGCCTTTACAAGAATATAGATTTGTCGCATCTGGGTTTTCCGGTGGCCAATTATGTCCAGGTATTAGTGGAAGCCAATACAACTGAAAGTAAATATGTCAGCGGTACCCAGCTGTTGATGAATGCCGATTATATTGAAGCGGAACAAATTGATTTCGGAGATCTGCAGATGGACGAGAATATGAGGACTGACCACCCCAACCTGGTAACCGGAGATGACCAAAAAGCTGATATAGGTATGAAAGCCAGTTCTGTTACCCTGACCAGGGCTAAAATCAATGCCCACTATATGTCCACCAAAACCATGAGCATTCCCGGCATGAAGCTGACTTTGCATCTCTACGACAGCAATAACAGGGAAGTAGCGCCAGCCAATATCATGCATAGCAGCCCCTGGAATAACTGA
- a CDS encoding winged helix-turn-helix domain-containing protein, whose product MEVRWKAWLVYDDKAVGGSGLCALLKAIQQYGSLNQAAQKLGISYRQAWGRLRKAEAVLQRELVYKQTGGENGGGMSLTGDGERLLLFFEQMTAEINAVVSYWQQRKPF is encoded by the coding sequence ATGGAGGTTCGTTGGAAAGCGTGGCTGGTATATGATGATAAGGCAGTGGGTGGGAGCGGATTGTGTGCACTGCTTAAAGCTATACAGCAGTATGGTTCTCTGAACCAGGCTGCACAGAAATTGGGTATATCATACCGCCAGGCCTGGGGCCGGCTGCGCAAAGCTGAAGCTGTTTTACAGCGGGAACTGGTTTACAAGCAAACTGGAGGAGAAAATGGAGGGGGAATGAGTCTGACTGGAGATGGGGAGCGACTTTTACTGTTTTTTGAACAAATGACAGCAGAGATAAATGCGGTTGTCAGTTACTGGCAACAAAGAAAGCCATTTTAA
- a CDS encoding DUF6114 domain-containing protein — MKIKMQAIILGGLLGAFAGGVWWQLGLVSALIGAMAGIGTMMILVRYFPHKQIAYGVEGAITLGLIGGALMPQNYIYAGIALGMTAGSWLYSGIFSCWLNRMQLKGWYMELPGKMLWRPLLAAISVMITEIAFNPWLAWPVAILATTSWGFILVQNRKRPVLGAVLTLLGSILVIWFGIDIAPVLFLPGSGLYWAGMVLGLGLLALSLLALFFPRWHLGLGVTILILSILSYVGAAGGLVLGGLLSLLGGCLILAWAGQKIEKNNVNLAQ; from the coding sequence ATGAAAATTAAAATGCAGGCAATTATACTGGGCGGCTTGCTTGGGGCTTTTGCAGGCGGGGTGTGGTGGCAATTGGGCCTGGTTTCGGCCCTCATTGGTGCCATGGCTGGAATAGGAACAATGATGATTCTGGTCAGGTATTTTCCTCATAAACAGATTGCCTACGGTGTCGAAGGGGCCATTACTCTGGGGTTGATCGGAGGGGCTTTGATGCCCCAAAATTATATATATGCAGGGATAGCTCTTGGTATGACAGCTGGCAGCTGGCTATACAGCGGAATTTTTTCCTGCTGGCTTAACAGGATGCAATTGAAAGGCTGGTATATGGAGTTGCCTGGAAAAATGCTCTGGCGTCCCTTGCTGGCTGCAATAAGTGTAATGATAACGGAAATTGCTTTTAACCCCTGGCTGGCATGGCCTGTGGCTATTCTTGCTACTACCTCCTGGGGCTTTATCCTGGTGCAAAATCGGAAACGTCCTGTTTTGGGGGCAGTATTAACTCTTTTAGGGAGCATTTTAGTTATCTGGTTTGGGATTGATATTGCTCCGGTCCTTTTTTTGCCAGGGAGCGGGCTTTACTGGGCCGGAATGGTTCTGGGGCTGGGATTGCTGGCCTTATCATTACTGGCTCTGTTTTTCCCCCGCTGGCATCTGGGTTTAGGGGTTACCATCCTGATTCTGTCAATTCTCTCGTATGTTGGAGCTGCCGGTGGATTAGTGCTGGGAGGGTTGCTGTCTCTTCTGGGCGGATGTTTGATCCTGGCCTGGGCCGGTCAAAAAATTGAAAAAAATAATGTTAATTTAGCTCAATGA
- a CDS encoding ABC transporter ATP-binding protein — translation MGWPLLLENLQVKRGGKLVLAVPRLELGAGEIMAVLGPNGAGKSTLLLTVAGILCPSQGSIRAGEMVWGPGRDPYQWRQAVTLVFQEALLVSGTVLDNVTLGLKFRGLSAREREQLAGPWLERLGLTELARRRVQDLSGGEAQRVALARALVLKPQVLLLDEPFAAVDAPTRSRLLRELRLLLKETGITTLFITHDFRELPLLADRGLVLLQGQMAQVGTVRELAERPASEAIARFFGVENLWPTGGSLPGLKELPPGLGAIPARCVRILGAKPAVAGESWLWPGKVKYVEEHWDGVYYCLLCEGLEVWGWADNQLRLQLGEQAWAVINKKQLHYIETRNSLNFLSDQEGLPG, via the coding sequence ATGGGCTGGCCGCTGTTACTGGAAAATCTACAGGTAAAGCGCGGGGGTAAGCTGGTACTTGCCGTGCCGCGCTTAGAGCTTGGAGCCGGGGAAATCATGGCGGTGCTGGGTCCCAATGGGGCAGGCAAAAGTACATTGCTGCTGACAGTGGCCGGGATCCTCTGTCCCAGCCAGGGCAGCATTCGCGCCGGGGAAATGGTCTGGGGCCCGGGCCGGGACCCTTATCAATGGCGCCAGGCGGTAACCCTGGTTTTTCAGGAGGCATTGCTGGTCAGTGGAACCGTACTGGATAATGTCACCCTGGGGCTGAAATTTCGTGGCCTATCTGCCCGGGAGCGGGAACAGCTGGCCGGGCCCTGGCTGGAACGGCTGGGCTTGACGGAGCTGGCCCGGCGCCGAGTTCAAGATTTAAGTGGAGGGGAAGCTCAGCGGGTAGCCCTGGCCCGTGCCCTGGTTCTTAAGCCCCAGGTGCTCTTGCTGGATGAACCTTTTGCCGCTGTGGATGCACCTACCCGTAGCCGTCTCCTGCGGGAATTGCGTCTGTTATTGAAAGAAACGGGCATCACCACCCTGTTCATTACCCATGACTTTCGGGAATTGCCGTTACTGGCTGACCGGGGGCTGGTACTGTTGCAGGGGCAAATGGCTCAGGTGGGAACGGTACGGGAACTGGCCGAACGGCCGGCTAGTGAGGCGATAGCTCGTTTTTTTGGGGTGGAAAATCTCTGGCCTACCGGAGGGAGTCTGCCGGGTTTAAAGGAACTGCCGCCCGGTCTGGGGGCTATTCCGGCCCGGTGCGTGCGAATCCTCGGCGCCAAACCGGCTGTAGCCGGTGAGAGCTGGCTTTGGCCTGGGAAGGTAAAATATGTGGAAGAACACTGGGATGGGGTTTACTATTGTCTCCTTTGTGAAGGACTGGAAGTTTGGGGCTGGGCAGATAACCAGCTGCGGCTGCAATTAGGGGAACAGGCCTGGGCAGTAATCAATAAAAAACAGTTACATTATATTGAAACCCGGAATAGCCTAAATTTTTTGTCAGATCAAGAAGGACTTCCGGGTTAG
- a CDS encoding substrate-binding domain-containing protein, translating to MKRTAILFTVIMLFIASLTGCGSQQEKAKNTIAEKSNKDVILATTTSTQDSGLLDVLIPAFEKETGYNVKTIAVGTGQALAMGERGEADVLLTHAPASEQKLVDKGIVTDYSLVMHNDFILVGPAEDPARVKGKEIKEALKAISQQQALFLSRGDNSGTHKFEQKIWEKVGIKPAGKWYQSTGSGMGQTLSVAAEKRGYTITDRGTYLALKDKLNLEILVQGSNELKNIYHVMAVNPDKYPKVNAKGARAFIAFLLKPDTQKLIGQFGVDKYGQPLFYPDAIKQ from the coding sequence ATGAAAAGAACTGCTATCTTATTTACAGTTATCATGCTTTTTATCGCCAGTTTAACTGGTTGCGGTTCCCAGCAGGAAAAGGCTAAAAATACAATAGCAGAAAAAAGTAACAAAGATGTGATCCTGGCTACTACCACCAGCACCCAGGATTCAGGTTTGCTGGATGTGTTGATACCTGCTTTTGAAAAAGAAACTGGATATAATGTCAAAACAATTGCGGTAGGAACTGGTCAGGCTCTGGCTATGGGAGAAAGAGGAGAAGCTGATGTCCTGTTGACTCACGCACCGGCATCTGAACAAAAGCTGGTGGATAAAGGGATTGTGACTGACTACTCTCTGGTAATGCACAATGACTTTATCCTGGTTGGCCCAGCAGAGGACCCAGCCAGAGTTAAAGGAAAAGAAATAAAAGAGGCACTCAAAGCTATCTCTCAGCAGCAGGCTCTATTCTTATCCCGGGGGGATAATTCCGGTACCCACAAGTTTGAACAAAAAATATGGGAAAAGGTAGGAATAAAACCTGCCGGCAAATGGTATCAGTCTACTGGCAGCGGGATGGGACAAACCCTGAGTGTGGCTGCAGAAAAACGGGGTTATACAATTACAGACCGGGGCACTTACCTGGCCTTAAAAGACAAGTTGAATTTGGAGATTTTGGTCCAGGGCAGTAATGAGTTAAAGAATATCTACCATGTCATGGCAGTAAATCCTGACAAATATCCCAAAGTTAATGCTAAAGGAGCTCGAGCTTTTATCGCCTTTTTACTTAAACCGGACACCCAGAAGTTGATCGGCCAGTTTGGGGTGGATAAATATGGCCAGCCCCTGTTTTATCCTGATGCTATAAAACAGTAA